From Argopecten irradians isolate NY chromosome 2, Ai_NY, whole genome shotgun sequence, the proteins below share one genomic window:
- the LOC138314845 gene encoding growth/differentiation factor 8-like — protein sequence MHHICHPLLFSVLFSAVYAVAINQPNNTYQTLEQVNKDLPSIPKHDTLTDEIYDDDYYSELALERARAKNNIEYEYDMLNDTANSTDYYYYEEIEQVKNPKQQKCQMCTIRDEQKRHRVEAIKNRISHVLKLDVLGMPNTTAKRLPKVPSFLRLREKYENAQMQSDSPNSRKEEKLRYQDVQEEYGQPERTYSFARELPAEMDQQFPNTIYFDMQDSPEKETNKALLWVYISPDDIIDRNMTEIYVYTIDPPGKFSKVPTKREIGRRKRHYMKASGWHHFDILDEVQKWTYRTHLNLGLVVEALDETGHNLVVLPPTFGDDDGYEPMLDLRTSLRKSTRSKRSTELYCDTREETACCRYPLEVDFVAFGWDFVIAPLTYAAYYCAGECKGEQLDDTLHAHVIQQAPSPTLSQPQSAISNVGPCCTPTKMSDLAMLFFDHNSNIALTRLPRMKVDRCGCA from the exons ATGCATCACATTTGCCATCCTCTCCTGTTCTCTGTGTTGTTCTCGGCTGTATACGCTGTAGCGATTAACCAGCCAAACAATACCTATCAGACATTAGAACAGGTTAATAAGGATCTACCTTCCATTCCAAAGCATGATACTTTAACAGATGAAATTTACGATGACGATTATTATTCTGAGTTGGCATTGGAGCGTGCTCGTGccaaaaacaatattgaatatGAGTATGACATGCTGAATGATACGGCGAATTCGACAGATTATTATTACTATGAAGAAATAGAACAAGTAAAAAATCCAAAGCAACAAAAGTGTCAGATGTGTACAATCAGAGACGAACAGAAACGGCACCGTGTGGAAGCAATAAAAAACAGAATTTCACATGTCTTGAAACTGGATGTACTTGGCATGCCAAACACAACAGCAAAACGATTACCAAAGGTTCCGTCGTTTTTACGATTAcgtgaaaaatatgaaaatgctCAAATGCAATCTGATTCACCAAATAGCCGAAAGGAGGAGAAATTGAGATACCAAGATGTGCAGGAGGAATATGGACAGCCGGAAAGGACATATAGTTTCGCTAGAGAAC ttCCAGCTGAAATGGACCAGCAATTCCCTAATACCATATACTTTGATATGCAAGATTCCCCAGAAAAGGAAACAAACAAGGCTTTACTATGGGTGTATATCAGCCCCGATGATATAATAGACAGAAATATGACTGAAATATACGTTTACACCATCGACCCGCCCGGCAAATTTAGCAAAGTTCCAACCAAACGAGAAATCGGCAGAAGAAAACGACATTATATGAAAGCATCTGGTTGGCATCACTTTGATATACTTGACGAGGTGCAGAAATGGACCTACCGAACTCATTTGAACCTTGGACTCGTTGTGGAGGCTTTGGACGAGACAGGCCACAACCTAGTTGTACTTCCACCAACATTTGGGGATGATGATGGTTAT GAACCAATGCTTGATCTTCGCACATCGCTGAGGAAGTCTACACGCTCTAAGAGGTCGACGGAACTCTACTGTGACACACGAGAAGAGACAGCTTGCTGCAGGTATCCCCTAGAAGTTGATTTTGTCGCGTTTGGGTGGGACTTTGTGATAGCTCCCCTTACATACGCGGCTTATTACTGCGCTGGGGAATGTAAAGGTGAACAGTTAGACGATACACTTCATGCCCATGTGATTCAACAAGCACCGTCCCCAACATTGAGTCAGCCGCAGTCAGCCATAAGTAACGTCGGTCCGTGCTGCACTCCGACCAAAATGTCTGACTTAGCGATGCTGTTCTTTGATCATAACTCAAACATAGCGCTAACTAGATTGCCAAGGATGAAGGTGGACAGATGTGGCTGTGCGTAA